A single genomic interval of Spirosoma linguale DSM 74 harbors:
- a CDS encoding hypothetical protein (KEGG: predicted protein) has product MKNSSFWRIATAVFAVGSIIYTTTSSSRSRQQSKSRHDADQSGSEYEYDVPVEYEEVFEKNMIVPAGWAFGVVWSTIYSGLGALMVHQALPSQENNPRYQKALPWWLASWTLNAIFGRFFSQNDPQSIIISDLTTKFNLPAALGLHQSLEIGKTDVSGPEKYLRIPVSLYAGWLTAATVVGTPNTILTLNAWEPDEERDEPVSAGILSATAGAGYLIANRLNDPWYMVPFVAGFSGIATRQWEKQPVVGWTAAMLAAAYVGLLAYWLPKGKFHEYDQHAIDDTEAEVLSGPVETWEPHQAEIARERMKPIEAEGLD; this is encoded by the coding sequence ATGAAAAACTCATCATTCTGGCGCATTGCGACGGCGGTCTTTGCCGTTGGCAGCATCATCTATACAACCACATCCAGCAGTCGGTCACGGCAACAAAGCAAGTCCCGTCATGATGCCGACCAGAGCGGATCAGAATACGAATATGATGTGCCGGTAGAGTACGAAGAGGTCTTCGAGAAAAACATGATCGTACCGGCAGGCTGGGCATTTGGCGTGGTCTGGTCTACGATCTATTCGGGTTTGGGGGCATTGATGGTTCATCAGGCTCTGCCTTCGCAGGAAAACAACCCACGCTACCAGAAAGCGTTACCCTGGTGGCTGGCCAGTTGGACGCTCAACGCCATTTTTGGCCGGTTTTTCTCCCAGAATGATCCGCAAAGCATTATCATCTCCGACCTGACCACCAAGTTCAACCTGCCAGCCGCCCTGGGTTTGCATCAGAGTTTGGAAATCGGAAAAACCGACGTGTCGGGACCTGAAAAGTACCTCCGCATTCCGGTCAGTCTGTACGCGGGCTGGCTAACAGCGGCAACGGTTGTCGGTACGCCAAATACCATACTGACGCTGAATGCCTGGGAGCCCGACGAAGAGCGCGATGAACCTGTTTCGGCCGGGATTCTGAGTGCCACCGCCGGAGCAGGTTACCTCATTGCCAATCGACTTAACGACCCCTGGTATATGGTACCTTTCGTAGCCGGGTTTAGCGGTATTGCCACACGGCAGTGGGAGAAGCAACCCGTTGTTGGGTGGACGGCGGCCATGCTAGCGGCTGCTTATGTTGGGCTGCTGGCGTACTGGCTCCCTAAAGGTAAATTTCATGAATATGACCAACACGCTATTGACGACACCGAAGCTGAAGTCCTAAGCGGACCGGTTGAAACTTGGGAACCCCATCAGGCGGAGATAGCCCGGGAGCGAATGAAGCCCATAGAAGCCGAAGGGCTCGATTAA
- a CDS encoding Exonuclease VII small subunit (PFAM: Exonuclease VII small subunit~KEGG: pna:Pnap_1499 exodeoxyribonuclease VII, small subunit) encodes MTYQDAYDQLTTLVNEIENEQVPLDELPGKIRLASELITFCQERLRAVETEYQEVIEKLPKR; translated from the coding sequence ATGACTTATCAGGATGCATATGACCAACTTACTACGCTGGTCAATGAAATTGAAAATGAGCAGGTTCCACTGGACGAACTACCCGGCAAAATTCGGTTAGCCAGTGAACTGATTACCTTTTGTCAGGAACGGCTACGTGCTGTTGAGACGGAATATCAGGAAGTTATAGAAAAGTTACCAAAGCGTTGA
- a CDS encoding short-chain dehydrogenase/reductase SDR (PFAM: short-chain dehydrogenase/reductase SDR~KEGG: gur:Gura_1536 short-chain dehydrogenase/reductase SDR) yields MNSETGKTALITGASSGIGQELAKLFAQDGYNLVLVGRSDEKLDRLGEVFKSNYGTDQVTVITKDLAQEDAAQDVYNQVKAKGITVNVLVNDAGVGLYGLFATDTDWEREKSMIHLNVLSLTQMTKLFLYDMLARNEGKILNLASLLSITPSPLMAVYAGTKAYVYNFTQSLVNELKDTNVSITALLPNATDTDFFNKANAENTKITDELQDPVMVAKAGYDALMAGKPKIVPGGLKNKSYEVMAYVAPQEALAALMRDKMSQKPEPEEKEPMISLAWGIGFGIAVIAGIALTIGYKNASPYDKVRYKYKAKSASDALSNTLSSVFDKVAHSVVDAYQTTKGKAEKFAHKEEEMLEDATA; encoded by the coding sequence ATGAATTCAGAGACAGGAAAAACTGCCCTGATTACCGGTGCCTCCAGCGGCATTGGTCAGGAACTTGCCAAGCTCTTCGCACAAGATGGCTATAACCTGGTTTTAGTAGGTCGCAGCGACGAAAAACTCGACCGGCTGGGCGAGGTCTTCAAAAGCAACTACGGCACCGATCAGGTTACCGTCATTACCAAAGACCTGGCTCAGGAAGATGCCGCGCAGGATGTCTATAACCAGGTAAAAGCCAAGGGCATTACCGTTAATGTGCTGGTCAACGATGCCGGGGTAGGGCTGTACGGCCTGTTTGCTACCGACACCGACTGGGAGCGGGAGAAGTCGATGATTCACCTCAATGTGCTGTCGCTGACGCAAATGACCAAGCTGTTTCTGTACGATATGCTGGCCCGTAACGAGGGTAAAATTTTGAATCTTGCTTCGCTCCTTTCCATTACTCCTTCGCCATTAATGGCCGTTTATGCAGGTACGAAAGCGTATGTTTATAACTTCACGCAGTCGCTGGTTAACGAGTTGAAAGACACGAACGTGAGCATTACGGCTCTGCTGCCAAACGCTACGGATACCGATTTCTTTAACAAGGCAAATGCAGAAAACACCAAAATAACCGACGAGCTACAGGACCCCGTTATGGTTGCGAAAGCCGGTTATGACGCTCTTATGGCGGGTAAACCGAAGATTGTACCAGGCGGACTGAAAAATAAATCGTACGAAGTAATGGCGTATGTAGCCCCGCAGGAGGCACTGGCCGCGCTGATGCGTGATAAGATGTCGCAGAAGCCGGAGCCCGAAGAAAAGGAACCCATGATTTCGCTTGCGTGGGGCATTGGCTTCGGTATTGCCGTCATTGCGGGTATTGCGCTGACAATTGGCTATAAAAACGCCAGCCCTTACGACAAAGTACGGTACAAATACAAAGCAAAATCGGCGAGCGACGCCCTGTCCAACACCTTGTCGTCGGTGTTCGATAAAGTGGCCCATAGCGTTGTAGACGCCTACCAGACCACCAAAGGCAAAGCAGAGAAGTTTGCCCATAAGGAAGAGGAAATGCTGGAAGATGCAACCGCCTAA
- a CDS encoding response regulator receiver protein (PFAM: LytTr DNA-binding region~KEGG: pha:PSHAa1405 response regulator in two- component regulatory system): MNAFANDSLFEPMSRPFHKSVEKIADSTCLQKLLIPFYDRKRTVSVDEIVRLEGCGNYTNFFLKDGTKMLVSRTLKEYETLLDGQAFVRVHKSCIVNLVFVRKFFIKKEGELELTDGQQVKISRRRAQVFMDRIRDFQPVAVS, from the coding sequence ATGAACGCATTCGCTAACGACTCTCTTTTCGAACCTATGTCTAGGCCATTCCACAAAAGTGTGGAAAAAATTGCCGATTCCACTTGTTTGCAAAAGCTTCTCATACCGTTTTATGATCGTAAACGGACTGTTTCTGTAGACGAAATCGTCCGGTTGGAAGGTTGCGGTAACTATACCAATTTCTTTTTGAAAGATGGTACAAAAATGTTGGTATCCCGCACGCTAAAAGAATACGAAACACTTCTCGATGGACAGGCATTTGTACGTGTACACAAATCCTGCATTGTTAACCTGGTTTTTGTGCGCAAATTCTTCATTAAAAAAGAAGGCGAACTCGAACTGACGGATGGTCAGCAGGTAAAAATCTCCCGTCGCCGGGCGCAGGTTTTTATGGATCGCATTCGTGATTTCCAGCCTGTAGCAGTCAGTTAA
- a CDS encoding putative lipoprotein (KEGG: bpe:BP2072 putative lipoprotein) has product MKTIQGFIMLLLMGVTACSPYRIVRNERDSAAPWTTYRTFAFVDTSRVDPAPGTIEFRSTMEQVKRAVATELTKRGYRPVSEERSTGQPDLLVNIGAVVNERTQTRPTTIYEAPRYIGQYRYHWQSQDVPVGTYREGTLSVHIVDARKENLIWDAAVSSVLGKKGVTSEQINDAVSKVFTKFSAGNA; this is encoded by the coding sequence ATGAAAACGATACAAGGATTTATTATGCTGTTGCTGATGGGTGTAACCGCCTGTTCGCCATACCGTATTGTGCGAAATGAACGCGACAGTGCAGCCCCCTGGACTACCTACCGAACGTTTGCGTTTGTAGATACCAGCCGGGTTGATCCCGCACCGGGAACAATTGAGTTCCGCTCCACGATGGAGCAGGTTAAACGGGCCGTTGCAACTGAGTTGACAAAGCGGGGCTATCGGCCAGTGAGTGAGGAGCGGAGTACGGGGCAGCCCGATTTACTGGTAAATATTGGAGCGGTCGTGAATGAGAGAACACAAACCCGGCCCACAACAATTTACGAAGCGCCCCGGTATATCGGCCAGTATCGGTATCACTGGCAAAGTCAGGACGTGCCGGTGGGTACTTATCGGGAAGGTACGCTTAGCGTGCACATTGTTGACGCCCGGAAAGAAAACCTTATCTGGGATGCCGCCGTATCGAGTGTGCTGGGTAAAAAAGGCGTCACGTCGGAACAGATCAACGACGCTGTCAGCAAGGTGTTTACGAAGTTTTCGGCGGGAAACGCTTAA
- a CDS encoding hypothetical protein (KEGG: scl:sce3892 outer membrane protein), with product MNLFANLTNVLNSEVLSRIATYIDEPIEKTSKAVDGLVYTIVGGLMKRTTSEIGVNQLFNHIQKGRYDGTPLDNLATVLRDPAHTNMLITQGNDVISHLLPAMKSSIGSMISGYANIRNSSAISLLGLTTTIVLQVLGKQVKEQKLDADGLAATLFTERESFVNIVPESFMPQLVDKVGLHQIVAGAAGPARRTPADAPGKPVATAAPVRPTIAYDVADDSDSDNGALTKWGVGILVALALAFGGYYLYQNTQKYSDGQEETADLATVTSDTIQADTVTRSLAVPKEQPAATAPKSATTAIATPATATATTAVAGSLTREMTPYLTNPTLPKGRFFALPGIAFQPGSLSMTATSQASINELSTLLKTYPQLQIQLVGYANDAQVGITNKGLSFKRVNLIKQQLITSGINFQRVDAIGRGTGVMRNDTSRIQRPSMRKIVMRVVVK from the coding sequence ATGAATTTATTTGCTAATCTGACTAATGTTTTAAACTCGGAGGTTTTGTCTCGTATAGCTACATATATCGACGAACCTATCGAGAAAACAAGCAAGGCCGTCGATGGCCTTGTGTATACAATTGTGGGGGGGTTAATGAAACGCACAACCAGTGAAATTGGCGTCAATCAGCTATTTAACCATATTCAAAAAGGCCGTTACGACGGCACCCCTCTGGATAATCTGGCTACTGTGCTTCGTGACCCTGCTCACACGAACATGCTCATTACGCAGGGCAACGATGTTATTAGCCACCTGCTGCCGGCCATGAAGAGTTCGATAGGCAGCATGATCTCGGGCTATGCCAACATCCGAAACTCATCGGCCATTTCGCTGCTGGGCTTAACAACAACCATTGTTCTTCAGGTACTTGGCAAACAGGTAAAGGAGCAAAAGCTGGACGCCGACGGCCTGGCAGCTACCCTGTTTACCGAACGAGAGTCTTTTGTCAATATCGTGCCCGAGTCCTTTATGCCTCAACTGGTGGACAAAGTGGGCCTTCATCAAATTGTTGCCGGTGCAGCCGGACCTGCCCGGCGCACACCGGCAGATGCGCCCGGTAAGCCCGTTGCAACGGCAGCGCCCGTGCGCCCAACGATAGCCTATGATGTCGCCGACGATTCGGATAGCGACAACGGGGCGCTAACAAAGTGGGGAGTTGGTATACTGGTCGCACTGGCACTGGCTTTCGGTGGGTATTACCTTTATCAGAACACCCAAAAGTATTCAGATGGCCAGGAAGAAACGGCTGATCTTGCTACCGTTACCAGCGACACGATTCAGGCAGATACCGTAACACGGTCGCTGGCCGTTCCTAAAGAGCAGCCAGCCGCAACGGCCCCTAAATCGGCAACAACGGCTATCGCAACACCAGCAACGGCCACAGCGACGACAGCAGTAGCCGGGAGCCTGACCCGTGAAATGACACCCTATCTTACCAATCCAACCTTACCCAAGGGACGTTTTTTTGCGCTACCCGGAATTGCCTTTCAGCCGGGTTCCTTGTCGATGACGGCCACTTCGCAGGCGTCTATCAACGAGTTATCGACTCTGTTAAAAACGTATCCACAGTTACAGATTCAGTTGGTTGGTTATGCGAATGATGCACAGGTCGGAATAACGAACAAAGGACTGTCTTTTAAACGGGTCAATTTAATCAAGCAGCAACTAATTACATCGGGCATCAATTTCCAGCGCGTCGATGCTATTGGACGGGGTACGGGTGTCATGCGAAACGACACATCCAGAATTCAGAGGCCGTCCATGCGTAAAATCGTGATGCGGGTTGTTGTTAAGTAA
- a CDS encoding Exodeoxyribonuclease VII (PFAM: Exonuclease VII large subunit~KEGG: pna:Pnap_4878 exodeoxyribonuclease VII large subunit): MSPIRLSDLAFTLEAVIDEAFGQKAVWVVAETSDIKNYPDRGYCFLTLVERDATSGTSGRDTLAKLDACVWRKNYHTISDFERETGVAFARNIQLLLLVSVSFSPVYGLRLEILKIDPSYTLGNLERERQQVLDTLVQKHPDLVWLEAGQYITANQLLPRPSVMQRLALITAPNSDGWRDFRHELAQNPFGYDFVVDEYLTQVQGQGAERAICSQLERIRSSELAYDAVVIVRGGGSQLDFGSFDTYLMGHTVAGFPIPVLAGIGHERNVSITDLLCHQSVKTPTKAAAFLIEHNRQFEESCLILRERLRVVTREAFQTAREDLDRETERLRFVSQTYFRACHTNLAEKVVTLRHLDPSNVLRRGYALLLRNGRILTQTADVQPNEILQVQMYDGSINIVVSHS, encoded by the coding sequence ATGTCTCCCATTCGCCTTTCTGATTTAGCTTTTACCCTCGAAGCCGTCATTGACGAAGCCTTCGGACAGAAAGCCGTGTGGGTAGTGGCCGAAACCAGCGACATTAAAAATTACCCCGACCGGGGGTATTGCTTCCTGACACTGGTTGAACGAGATGCTACCAGTGGCACTTCAGGCCGCGATACGCTGGCCAAACTCGATGCTTGCGTGTGGCGGAAGAACTACCACACGATCAGCGATTTCGAACGGGAAACGGGCGTAGCTTTCGCCCGCAATATTCAGTTGTTACTGCTGGTGTCCGTCAGCTTCAGCCCGGTATACGGGTTGCGGCTCGAAATCCTCAAAATTGACCCGTCGTATACACTGGGAAATCTGGAACGCGAACGGCAGCAGGTGCTCGACACGCTCGTTCAGAAGCACCCGGACCTGGTCTGGCTTGAAGCTGGTCAGTATATAACGGCTAACCAACTGCTCCCCCGGCCGTCTGTTATGCAGCGACTGGCGTTAATTACAGCGCCCAACTCGGACGGCTGGCGCGACTTTCGGCACGAGCTGGCTCAAAATCCCTTCGGCTATGACTTCGTTGTCGATGAATATCTAACTCAAGTACAGGGCCAGGGAGCCGAACGGGCCATTTGCAGCCAGTTGGAACGCATTCGAAGCAGTGAGTTGGCTTACGACGCTGTTGTTATTGTACGGGGCGGGGGCTCACAACTGGATTTTGGCTCGTTCGACACCTACCTGATGGGACACACTGTGGCTGGCTTTCCGATTCCGGTTCTGGCGGGAATTGGTCACGAACGCAACGTCAGTATTACGGACTTACTTTGCCACCAAAGTGTAAAAACCCCCACCAAAGCGGCTGCTTTTTTAATTGAACACAACCGGCAATTTGAAGAAAGCTGTCTGATTTTACGAGAGCGGTTACGCGTTGTTACCCGCGAGGCTTTTCAAACAGCCCGGGAAGATCTTGACCGGGAGACGGAGCGGCTTCGGTTTGTTTCCCAGACTTACTTTCGAGCCTGTCACACAAACCTGGCCGAGAAAGTTGTTACCCTGCGCCACCTCGACCCGTCAAATGTACTGCGTCGTGGGTATGCGCTGCTGCTCCGTAATGGTCGAATACTGACTCAAACTGCCGATGTTCAACCCAACGAAATACTTCAGGTACAGATGTATGACGGAAGTATCAATATAGTCGTTAGCCATTCGTAA
- a CDS encoding response regulator receiver protein (PFAM: LytTr DNA-binding region~KEGG: bxe:Bxe_A2142 CO metabolism transcriptional regulator RcoM), whose translation MESPIFSSTQPLAVVPQFPTSYQRGSQRIALPYLNRTIFISVDDILCLQGEGNYTFLHTRDRKRYLVSKTLKEFEKTLDGTMFLRIHKSYIVNLAYVQRSIFNRERQVRMADGREVAISRRRMKDISQRLAQYWLRLLN comes from the coding sequence ATGGAATCTCCGATTTTCTCCTCGACCCAGCCACTTGCCGTTGTTCCTCAGTTTCCAACGTCTTATCAACGTGGTTCACAGCGCATTGCGCTGCCTTATCTGAATCGCACGATTTTCATCTCAGTTGATGACATACTGTGTCTTCAGGGAGAAGGAAACTATACGTTCCTGCACACACGGGATCGTAAACGCTATCTGGTTTCGAAGACTCTTAAAGAGTTTGAGAAAACGCTGGATGGGACCATGTTTCTGCGTATTCATAAGTCTTATATCGTTAACCTGGCGTACGTTCAACGGAGCATTTTCAACCGCGAACGTCAGGTACGCATGGCCGACGGTCGTGAAGTAGCCATCTCACGGCGCCGGATGAAAGACATTTCACAACGCCTTGCCCAGTATTGGCTTCGGTTATTGAATTAA
- a CDS encoding phenylalanyl-tRNA synthetase, alpha subunit (KEGG: glo:Glov_1873 phenylalanyl-tRNA synthetase, alpha subunit~TIGRFAM: phenylalanyl-tRNA synthetase, alpha subunit~PFAM: Phenylalanyl-tRNA synthetase, class IIc-like) has product MLDKVRDIHQEIEQFDIKSPEQLEQFRMRFISRKGVITELFEGLKSVPQADRRTVGQELNGLKNFAQERFDMFNQLVEEQRTAASSAPPVDLTLPTIPNLTGTQHPLSLVRQRIIQIFERIGFNVADGPEIESDWYNFGALNFPDNHPARDMQDTFFVEKMTEGAPSDMLLRTHTSNVQIRLMERQKPPIRSIMPGRVYRNETISARAHCMFHQVEGIYIDRNVGFKDLKDTLYHFVKEMFEPGTQIRFRPSYFPFTEPSAEIDISCQICGGKGCNICKHSGWVEIAGSGMVDPQVIANCGIDPEEYTGFAFGMGIERITQLKYVVNDLRLYTENDVRFLRQFEGL; this is encoded by the coding sequence ATGCTGGATAAAGTAAGGGACATCCACCAGGAGATTGAACAGTTTGATATCAAATCGCCGGAACAGCTGGAGCAGTTTCGTATGCGATTTATTAGCCGTAAAGGCGTTATAACCGAATTATTTGAGGGGTTAAAGAGTGTTCCTCAAGCTGACCGGCGTACGGTTGGACAGGAATTGAACGGGTTGAAAAACTTTGCTCAGGAACGCTTCGACATGTTCAACCAACTGGTTGAAGAGCAACGAACAGCCGCCAGCAGTGCCCCTCCTGTTGATCTTACTCTGCCAACCATACCCAACTTAACCGGCACTCAACACCCGCTGAGTCTGGTTCGGCAACGTATTATCCAGATTTTCGAGCGCATTGGCTTTAACGTTGCCGACGGCCCTGAGATCGAATCGGACTGGTATAACTTTGGTGCCCTGAACTTCCCGGACAACCACCCGGCCCGCGATATGCAGGACACGTTTTTTGTGGAGAAAATGACTGAAGGAGCTCCGTCAGACATGTTGCTCCGTACCCACACATCGAACGTACAAATTCGGTTGATGGAACGGCAGAAGCCTCCAATTCGGTCGATCATGCCGGGCCGCGTTTACCGAAACGAAACAATTTCGGCGCGGGCACACTGTATGTTCCATCAGGTTGAAGGCATTTACATTGACCGGAACGTGGGTTTTAAAGACCTGAAAGACACTCTGTATCACTTTGTAAAGGAAATGTTTGAGCCCGGTACACAGATCCGTTTCCGGCCCTCTTACTTCCCATTCACCGAGCCAAGCGCCGAAATCGACATTTCGTGTCAGATTTGTGGCGGCAAAGGCTGCAACATCTGCAAACACTCGGGCTGGGTCGAAATCGCCGGTTCGGGTATGGTTGACCCACAGGTTATTGCCAATTGCGGTATTGACCCCGAAGAATACACAGGTTTTGCCTTTGGTATGGGGATCGAACGAATTACGCAATTAAAATATGTAGTAAACGACCTGCGCCTGTATACGGAAAACGACGTGCGTTTCCTGCGCCAATTTGAAGGACTTTAA